A single genomic interval of Desulfovibrio sp. TomC harbors:
- the wrbA gene encoding NAD(P)H:quinone oxidoreductase, with protein MNVLIVYYSLYGHIAAMAQAVAEGVNQVPGMVATLRRVPETLPEDVIEKMGAKQAQKAQSHVPVCTLEELESAEAIIFGTPTRFGNMCGQMRQFLDSTGQIWNRGGLVGKPGGVFCSTATQHGGQETTLMSSIQTLLHHGMVVVGLPYAFAGQMRVDEITGGSPYGATTIASGDGSRMPSENELDAARFQGKHIATITQKLRS; from the coding sequence ATGAACGTGCTGATCGTCTACTATTCGCTATACGGCCATATCGCGGCCATGGCCCAGGCTGTGGCTGAAGGCGTCAATCAGGTGCCCGGGATGGTGGCGACGCTGCGCCGCGTCCCCGAGACCCTGCCCGAGGACGTCATTGAGAAGATGGGGGCGAAGCAGGCCCAGAAGGCCCAGTCCCACGTGCCGGTCTGCACCCTGGAAGAGTTGGAGTCGGCCGAAGCCATCATTTTCGGCACGCCCACCCGGTTTGGCAACATGTGCGGCCAGATGCGCCAGTTTCTCGATTCCACCGGCCAGATATGGAATCGCGGCGGCCTCGTCGGCAAGCCCGGCGGCGTGTTTTGCTCCACGGCCACCCAGCATGGCGGCCAGGAAACCACGCTCATGTCCTCCATTCAGACCCTGCTCCACCATGGCATGGTGGTGGTGGGCCTGCCCTACGCCTTTGCCGGCCAGATGCGCGTCGATGAAATTACCGGCGGCTCCCCCTACGGCGCAACCACCATTGCCAGCGGCGACGGTTCGCGGATGCCGAGTGAAAACGAGCTGGACGCTGCCCGTTTCCAGGGCAAACATATCGCCACGATCACCCAGAAACTGCGCAGCTGA